A window from Gopherus flavomarginatus isolate rGopFla2 chromosome 4, rGopFla2.mat.asm, whole genome shotgun sequence encodes these proteins:
- the LOC127050354 gene encoding uncharacterized protein LOC127050354 produces the protein MESSPAQVTAQSSSTQVTMQSPENRKRAPAWIAREVLDLIAIQGEDSVLTELSSKRRNEKTFEKISKAVMEKGHTRDSVQCRVKVKELRQAYQKTKEANGRSWAGPKTCRFYAELHAILGGSTTTTPPLSVDSEVGVVISAMAEDSVEGEDEEEEEKDELAESTQHSILPNSQELFLTQTELPSQTFQATSLDNEAMEATSAANFSSLPTPSQRLSQIRRRKKRRETTCSRKSWK, from the exons atggagagctcaccagcacaggtgaccgcaCAGAGCTCATcaacacaggtaacaatgcagtctcctgagaatcgaaaaagagctccagcatggatcgcacgggaggtactggatctgatcgctatacagggagaggattctgtgctaacagaactcagttccaaaagacgaaatgaaaaaacatttgaaaaaatttccaaggctgtgatggaaaaaggccacaccagggactcagtgcagtgcagagtgaaagttaaggagctcagacaagcctaccagaaaaccaaagaagcaaacggaagatcctgggcagggccgaaaacatgccgcttctacgctgagctgcatgcaattctaggggggtccacgaccactaccccacccctgtccgtggattccgaggtaggggtggtaatctcagccatggctgaggattctgtggagggggaagatgaggaggaggaagagaaggacgagcttgcagagagcacacagcactccattctccccaacagccaggagctttttctcacccagacggaattaccctcccagacCTTCCAAGCCACTAGCctagacaatgaagccatggaagcgacctctg ctgcaaatttttcaagcctccctactccatcccagaggctatctcagataaggcggaggaaaaaaagacgcgagacgacatgttctcggaaatcatggaagtaa